GTTATGCTGGATGTGCTGACCTCGCTCTGGCCGGCATCCAGTCCCTTCCcactctcacagcgaggggagcgCTACGACTGGGCCTTCATAAAACAGATCAGGTTCTGTAGAAAGGCAGGGAGAGAAAACCtgaactcatcacacacacataaatcctTTGTTGTTGTGTGTGAGCAGAGCTGCAGAAGGAAACAGATCCCTCCACAGTATCACTGCTTTTGCTGACACCTCCAACGCTTTCTGCTGTAATTCAGCGAGGAGCCACTGCGAAATGAGTAACAGCTTGTGGATGTAGGCCTGGAGCTGACGTGATAAAGTTTGAGCAGGGCTGAGTTTTATGTTTAAACCAAGAAAAAATAGCAGGTGTTGAAAAATAAATCTCATTCACTTCacacttcccactgaggtgccagCAATCCCACTCCAAATGATGATAAAGGTTTCTTCAGCAacataaataaaggtttttaaatgGTTCTTGGCTTTAGGAAAAATGTTATAGAATAAGGATGACTGGATTTTTTGTCTCTAAAGATGCTAGCCAGTGCAGTCGTCTATTAGCCCACGTAAAAGAATTGGAATTTAGTGTTCAGCTATCCAATGACGGATTGTGTTGTATTAAAATTCAAAAAGTGATATAAAAAGTTCATAAAGTGATATTTATACtattttaatattacttaatAAACTTAAATTAAGTTGGTTAGAGGTTCTGATTTTttcgctttttttttatttattaattgcccAACCCTAATTGGAGGAAGCACACACTAGCCTTCACTGCACAGGTAGCATGTAAAAGGATGTGCCTAGTGGGCGGCAATTACAAATCATTAAACTGTGAAGACAGATTATGAAATATCTAGAAAATTGGAGAGCCCACATATCAACAGCCCCATACCAGTGTTTaataagtaaatgtaaatgtagcccAAAACAAAGTGTACAATTTGTTCCTGgtcttatttgtttcttttgtgtTCCTTGTGTGTTCAGGAGCCTCAGAGCTGAGCTGTCGTGAACTGCGCTCCACCCGCTACATCACCGACGGCTCCTGCCGCAGTGCCAAGCCAGTGAAGGAGCTGGTGTGTTCGGGCCAGTGTCTGCCTGCTCACCTAATGCCCAACTCCATCCTCCGGAGCAAGTGGTGGCGCAGCAACGCATCTGACTACCGCTGCATTCCGGCCCATTCCCGCACCCAGCGCGTCCAGCTGCAGTGCCCAAGCGGCCAGAACAGGACCTACAAAATCCGAGTGGTGACCTCTTGCAAGTGCAAACGCTACACCCGGCACCACAATCTGTCGGACGCCAAGGAACCTTCCCAAAAAACACGGCGCAACAAGAAGCACACACGTGTCCAGCAGACACGAGGCCGGAGCAGAGAGCCGACTATCAGCAGCAACTCCTACtgaagaagagaaggaggaggttTTCTTTGTATACAtgcactctcactctcacacatacTCACAAACATTACTGCATACTGCCCAAACGCCAGTGCTCAAGTTCGAGGGAAAGAAAGTTGAAGATATCTATTAAAAAAGGATTATTTTTATGGAGTTAAATGCCATTTTCAGCAGCGGCTGAAGCTATCTTACATTCATTTTTCACGTCTCCAGCGTGTTTAAAAAAAACGCCTCACCGTTTGC
This genomic stretch from Astyanax mexicanus isolate ESR-SI-001 chromosome 15, AstMex3_surface, whole genome shotgun sequence harbors:
- the sost gene encoding sclerostin, whose protein sequence is MHVSVSVLLVHSWPLLLLLQVWLSGAGAWGALKNDATELLEEYTEDTPHPEQQRQPLNSSNTNTNNMNQAKNGGRRSSANSPTYGASELSCRELRSTRYITDGSCRSAKPVKELVCSGQCLPAHLMPNSILRSKWWRSNASDYRCIPAHSRTQRVQLQCPSGQNRTYKIRVVTSCKCKRYTRHHNLSDAKEPSQKTRRNKKHTRVQQTRGRSREPTISSNSY